From a region of the Microaerobacter geothermalis genome:
- a CDS encoding ABC transporter ATP-binding protein, whose translation MKSSTISRLVGYAGPFRKKIFFALLILLFAAGAELTGPFIAKIAIDEHILGIEKPWIIYPNGESPAEAKKVDFQGKEWVREDWITEAESVNFPRAQILQVGMNYYVIPTVISFDGERKVISSDQGTWLEITLGKNREKYPAVLLSNEEVKLFYELEISPLLTLVFLYVGLILVSAGLNYIQLFTLQSTAHRIIQRLRIELFSHLQRLSVSFFDKTPTGQIITRVTNDTEAIREMFVSVMANFVQNGIYLIGIFIALFILQPRLALLTLAIMPILAVIILVFKKYSSRNFSLIRAKLSEMNATINESIQGMTIIQAFRKEKEMEKEFNKLNEEYFQGRMREIKLDGLLLRPVVDLINKLVLALIIWYFGSQSLRDVISLGVLYAYVDYLGRFFEPVNMIMERLSNLQQALVSSERVFKILDEPPCETDDETKIPRPKGHVTFEHVWFAYKNDDYVLKDISFEAKPGQTVALVGHTGSGKSSIMNLLLRFYEANKGRICIDGGDIKSLPVHGLRHHMALVLQDPFLFTGDIQFNVRLYDDSIALEQVKDALKAVGADQFIERLPDKYEESVKERGSTLSAGQRQLITFARALVYNPAILILDEATASIDSETEALIQSGLQVLSKGRTTFIIAHRLSTIQHADQILVLHRGQIVERGTHEELMEQKGRYYKMYQLQKGELNRVLN comes from the coding sequence ATGAAATCCTCCACAATTTCTCGATTAGTCGGATATGCCGGGCCCTTTCGAAAAAAGATATTCTTTGCTCTTCTGATTCTCCTGTTTGCAGCCGGAGCAGAATTAACAGGACCGTTTATTGCCAAGATCGCCATTGATGAGCATATTTTGGGAATAGAGAAGCCATGGATCATATATCCCAATGGAGAAAGTCCTGCTGAAGCAAAGAAAGTCGATTTTCAAGGGAAGGAGTGGGTAAGGGAAGACTGGATAACGGAAGCCGAATCTGTAAATTTCCCCCGTGCCCAAATTCTTCAGGTGGGCATGAACTATTACGTGATTCCCACAGTCATTTCCTTTGATGGAGAGCGCAAAGTCATCTCTTCAGATCAGGGTACCTGGCTGGAGATTACGTTGGGAAAAAATCGGGAGAAATATCCGGCAGTCCTTCTTTCCAATGAGGAGGTAAAGCTTTTTTATGAATTGGAGATTTCTCCGTTGCTTACCCTGGTTTTTTTGTATGTGGGTTTGATCCTGGTTTCCGCCGGGCTTAATTACATCCAGTTATTTACTTTGCAGTCAACCGCCCATCGAATTATACAGCGCTTAAGAATAGAATTATTCTCCCATTTGCAGAGACTCTCCGTTTCCTTTTTTGACAAAACTCCAACAGGACAGATTATCACCAGAGTAACCAATGACACGGAAGCGATTCGGGAAATGTTTGTTAGCGTGATGGCAAACTTCGTCCAAAATGGAATCTATTTGATCGGGATATTCATAGCCCTGTTTATCCTTCAACCCCGGCTGGCCCTTTTAACCTTGGCAATTATGCCAATTCTGGCTGTTATCATTCTCGTATTCAAAAAGTATTCATCTCGAAATTTTTCTTTAATCCGTGCCAAATTAAGTGAAATGAATGCGACCATTAACGAATCCATTCAGGGGATGACTATTATTCAGGCCTTTCGCAAAGAGAAGGAGATGGAAAAAGAGTTTAACAAACTAAATGAGGAATATTTTCAGGGACGAATGAGGGAAATCAAGCTGGATGGATTGCTGCTCCGACCCGTCGTAGATTTGATCAATAAATTGGTTCTTGCCCTGATCATCTGGTACTTTGGCAGCCAATCTTTGAGGGATGTCATCTCATTAGGCGTATTGTATGCTTATGTGGATTATTTGGGACGTTTCTTTGAGCCGGTAAACATGATCATGGAGCGCCTGTCCAATCTGCAACAGGCACTGGTTTCTTCCGAAAGGGTGTTCAAAATCCTGGATGAACCTCCCTGTGAGACGGATGATGAGACCAAGATCCCGAGACCCAAGGGACATGTAACATTTGAACATGTATGGTTTGCTTATAAAAATGATGATTATGTGCTAAAGGATATTTCATTTGAAGCCAAACCCGGCCAAACGGTGGCCCTTGTTGGCCATACGGGTTCCGGAAAGAGCTCCATTATGAATCTGCTGCTTCGTTTTTATGAGGCCAACAAAGGAAGGATTTGCATTGACGGAGGGGACATTAAGTCCCTGCCGGTTCATGGTTTAAGACACCATATGGCTTTGGTTTTGCAGGACCCGTTCTTGTTTACCGGTGATATTCAATTTAATGTCCGTCTATATGATGATTCGATTGCTCTGGAGCAGGTAAAGGATGCATTAAAAGCTGTAGGTGCCGATCAGTTTATCGAGCGTCTGCCTGACAAGTATGAAGAATCGGTAAAAGAAAGGGGAAGCACGCTGTCTGCCGGTCAGAGACAGTTGATTACCTTTGCCAGAGCGTTGGTTTATAATCCAGCCATCCTCATTTTGGATGAAGCTACGGCCAGCATCGATAGTGAAACAGAGGCCCTGATTCAGAGTGGATTACAGGTTCTCTCAAAAGGGAGAACCACTTTTATCATCGCCCATCGCTTGTCGACTATACAGCATGCCGATCAGATTCTCGTTCTTCATCGCGGCCAGATTGTGGAGCGGGGAACCCATGAGGAGCTTATGGAGCAGAAAGGACGGTACTATAAGATGTATCAACTGCAGAAGGGGGAGTTAAACAGAGTCCTTAATTAA
- a CDS encoding ABC transporter ATP-binding protein has translation MNAFKKLGWFFREQWKKYTLGIILLVVIDLMVLIPPKLIGEVIDFIRSGTLTSESLNQTVLLIMFIAVMLYVLRYYWRYFLFGGSLLLEKTLRSKLFHYLTKMTPSFYHRSRTGDLMALATNDINAIEMTAGLGVLTLVDSIVMTLITFVTMVTVISWKLTLAALIPMPFLAWATSFYGRLLHKRFFDAQEAFGRMNDHVQESISGVRVIRSFVQEKADIHAFEKVSSDVLDKNIRVSRIDALFEPTISTIISSSFLIALAYGAFLVFNSEISLGELVSFNLYLGLLIWPMFAFGWLFNIVQRGNASLDRLENLFQQKPDVEEKENSISIAVPESIEMRDFTFFYPGSQSPAIKHISFQLERGQTLGVVGKTGSGKSTLLKQLLYLFPIEENKIFINNVPLEKISLSALRGWVGYVPQEHLLFSKTIQENITFGKPDATFEELVHILNVASLIKDIEQFPEGLDTLIGEKGVMLSGGQKQRIAIARALLTNPEILILDDSLSAVDAKTEERILENIRKERRGKTTIIAAHRLSAIHHADLILVLDQGEMIEKGTHDSLMATQGWYSEQFRRQQLEESLNMTDHEHDDKGAER, from the coding sequence ATGAACGCCTTTAAAAAACTGGGGTGGTTTTTCAGAGAGCAATGGAAGAAATATACCCTTGGAATTATCCTCTTGGTAGTCATTGATCTGATGGTTTTGATTCCTCCAAAATTAATTGGTGAGGTTATTGATTTTATCCGATCCGGCACCTTGACCTCAGAATCCCTGAATCAGACCGTTCTTCTTATTATGTTCATCGCCGTAATGCTATACGTTTTACGTTATTACTGGCGATATTTTTTATTTGGCGGATCTCTTCTGCTGGAGAAGACATTAAGATCCAAATTGTTTCATTATTTGACGAAAATGACTCCATCTTTTTATCATCGAAGTAGAACTGGGGACTTAATGGCATTAGCGACGAATGATATTAATGCCATAGAAATGACCGCAGGGCTAGGTGTCTTAACTTTGGTTGACTCCATTGTGATGACTTTAATTACCTTCGTCACTATGGTTACCGTAATCAGTTGGAAGCTCACTCTTGCTGCCTTAATCCCGATGCCGTTTTTGGCCTGGGCAACCAGTTTTTATGGACGATTGCTTCATAAGCGATTCTTTGATGCTCAAGAGGCTTTTGGGAGAATGAATGACCATGTTCAGGAATCGATTTCCGGAGTTCGGGTGATCCGTTCCTTTGTTCAGGAGAAAGCGGATATTCATGCTTTTGAGAAAGTTTCATCCGACGTTCTAGACAAAAATATCCGTGTTTCCAGGATTGATGCCCTTTTTGAACCAACCATATCAACGATTATCAGCAGCAGCTTTTTAATTGCCTTGGCATACGGTGCCTTCCTAGTATTTAACAGCGAAATCTCTTTGGGAGAACTGGTTTCATTTAATTTATACCTTGGGCTTCTAATATGGCCGATGTTTGCTTTTGGATGGCTGTTTAACATTGTCCAAAGAGGGAACGCTTCCCTTGATCGATTGGAGAACCTATTTCAGCAGAAACCGGATGTGGAAGAAAAAGAAAATTCGATCTCAATAGCGGTTCCTGAATCTATTGAAATGAGAGATTTCACCTTTTTTTATCCGGGCTCTCAAAGTCCCGCGATCAAGCATATTTCCTTTCAGCTTGAGAGGGGTCAAACATTGGGGGTAGTCGGTAAAACCGGAAGCGGAAAATCGACTCTCCTTAAACAGTTGTTATACCTTTTTCCTATAGAAGAGAATAAGATTTTTATCAACAATGTACCTTTAGAAAAAATTTCTCTCTCTGCACTGAGGGGCTGGGTGGGATATGTTCCCCAGGAGCATCTGCTTTTTTCAAAAACAATTCAGGAGAATATCACCTTCGGAAAACCCGACGCTACCTTTGAGGAATTAGTTCATATACTGAATGTGGCTTCACTCATAAAGGATATTGAGCAGTTTCCGGAAGGTCTGGATACCTTAATTGGGGAAAAGGGAGTAATGCTTTCCGGAGGACAAAAGCAAAGAATTGCCATCGCAAGGGCATTGTTGACCAATCCTGAGATTCTTATCCTGGATGATTCATTATCTGCCGTAGATGCAAAAACGGAAGAGAGAATTCTGGAAAACATCCGCAAGGAAAGAAGAGGAAAAACAACCATTATAGCAGCTCATCGATTATCGGCGATTCACCATGCCGATTTAATCCTAGTGCTGGATCAAGGGGAAATGATTGAAAAAGGAACCCATGATTCATTGATGGCCACCCAAGGGTGGTACAGTGAACAATTCCGCAGGCAGCAATTGGAAGAGTCTTTGAATATGACAGACCATGAACATGATGATAAGGGGGCTGAAAGATGA
- the cobU gene encoding bifunctional adenosylcobinamide kinase/adenosylcobinamide-phosphate guanylyltransferase, translated as MTETYTKILITGGVRCGKSHFAEKLSGQLGKNVLYLATSQPLDDEMRRRIDEHKKRRPFHWHTLEEPIETSKTVKESAQGYDVILVDCLTMMLSNWLLANEMMEERMNHFVDAIQHASCHVIMVTNEVGWGLVPEHPLGRQFRDLAGLFNQKVAAISDEVYLMVAGIPVEVKQGHSFTSHY; from the coding sequence ATGACTGAAACATATACAAAAATTTTGATTACCGGAGGAGTGAGATGTGGAAAGAGCCATTTTGCAGAGAAATTGTCCGGCCAATTGGGGAAAAATGTGCTATATCTGGCAACCTCTCAGCCTTTGGACGACGAGATGCGAAGGAGAATAGATGAGCATAAAAAGAGGCGTCCTTTCCATTGGCATACCCTTGAAGAGCCGATTGAAACCAGTAAAACAGTGAAAGAATCAGCTCAGGGTTATGATGTCATATTGGTAGACTGTCTAACCATGATGTTGAGCAACTGGCTCCTTGCCAATGAAATGATGGAGGAGAGAATGAATCATTTTGTCGATGCCATTCAACATGCTTCCTGTCATGTCATCATGGTCACCAATGAGGTGGGTTGGGGTTTGGTTCCGGAACATCCTCTGGGTCGGCAATTTCGGGATTTAGCAGGATTATTTAATCAAAAAGTTGCCGCCATTTCAGATGAAGTGTACCTGATGGTGGCGGGGATTCCTGTAGAAGTAAAACAAGGTCATTCGTTTACATCACATTATTAA
- the cobT gene encoding nicotinate-nucleotide--dimethylbenzimidazole phosphoribosyltransferase, whose product MTEKIDQIITNIKPLDQEAMEAAFNHINQLTKPQGSLGQLENIAIQLAGITGLRKCIFEKKSVVVMAGDHGVVEEGVSAFPKEVTVQMVFNFLHGGAAINVMAREAGAKVTCVDVGVDADLSKLDGLINKKVMNGTANMVKGPAMTRDQALRTIEVGIEMAEWELTQGTALIATGEMGIGNTTASSAMLAALSNKSVEEVVGRGTGIDDARYINKVNVIKKALQINCPNAEDPIDVLHKVGGLEIGAMAGLILGCAANRIPVVIDGFISTVAALTAVRISPAAKAYLIPSHKSVEPGHQIALQLLDLNPSLHMNMRLGEGTGACLMFSVIDTVQRIMNEMATFEQAGVSTGVVESHD is encoded by the coding sequence ATGACGGAAAAAATTGATCAAATCATTACAAATATCAAGCCGTTGGATCAGGAAGCAATGGAAGCAGCATTCAATCACATTAATCAATTAACCAAACCACAGGGGAGTCTAGGGCAGTTGGAGAATATAGCCATTCAATTGGCTGGTATCACCGGATTAAGAAAATGTATCTTTGAAAAAAAATCCGTTGTGGTCATGGCAGGTGATCATGGAGTAGTGGAAGAGGGAGTTTCTGCTTTTCCCAAGGAAGTAACTGTACAAATGGTGTTCAATTTTCTTCATGGCGGAGCAGCGATTAATGTCATGGCCAGAGAAGCTGGAGCTAAGGTTACCTGTGTTGATGTTGGAGTGGATGCGGATTTATCGAAATTGGACGGATTAATCAATAAAAAAGTAATGAATGGTACAGCAAATATGGTAAAGGGACCAGCCATGACAAGGGACCAGGCTTTAAGGACGATAGAGGTTGGCATTGAGATGGCAGAGTGGGAATTGACCCAAGGGACTGCATTAATTGCTACAGGTGAAATGGGAATCGGAAACACCACCGCATCATCCGCTATGCTGGCTGCTCTCTCTAACAAATCAGTGGAAGAAGTGGTGGGTAGAGGAACGGGGATTGATGATGCCAGATACATAAATAAAGTAAATGTGATAAAAAAAGCCCTTCAAATCAATTGCCCGAATGCTGAAGATCCGATAGATGTTTTACATAAGGTAGGAGGATTGGAAATTGGGGCAATGGCTGGACTTATCCTTGGATGTGCAGCCAATCGCATTCCTGTTGTCATTGACGGGTTTATCTCTACTGTAGCCGCCCTTACTGCTGTTCGCATAAGCCCTGCTGCGAAGGCATATCTGATTCCATCGCATAAATCAGTTGAACCGGGACATCAAATTGCTCTACAACTACTTGATTTAAACCCCTCACTTCATATGAATATGAGGCTGGGAGAAGGAACGGGAGCATGTTTAATGTTTTCGGTCATTGATACGGTTCAAAGGATTATGAATGAAATGGCCACATTTGAACAGGCAGGGGTATCAACAGGAGTGGTTGAATCCCATGACTGA
- a CDS encoding putative holin-like toxin has product MPVDVYQTLNLMISFATLIC; this is encoded by the coding sequence ATGCCTGTGGATGTTTATCAAACACTCAATCTAATGATTTCTTTTGCAACATTGATATGTTAA
- a CDS encoding group-specific protein: MEKEKTVCNIDHSKEDVIKKLEGNQILSSETKRELIQLVETHPLSQEQLNEAFHMAKKMNKYVELFKELFA; the protein is encoded by the coding sequence ATGGAAAAAGAGAAAACTGTATGCAACATTGATCATTCAAAAGAAGATGTCATAAAAAAATTGGAAGGCAATCAGATTCTCTCATCGGAAACCAAGAGGGAATTGATCCAGCTGGTTGAAACACATCCGTTATCACAGGAACAGCTAAACGAGGCTTTTCACATGGCAAAAAAGATGAATAAATATGTTGAACTTTTTAAGGAGCTATTTGCATAA